The following coding sequences are from one Neovison vison isolate M4711 chromosome X, ASM_NN_V1, whole genome shotgun sequence window:
- the LOC122896390 gene encoding cytochrome c oxidase subunit 6C, whose amino-acid sequence MTSSALTKPQMRGLLAKRLRFHIVGAFVVSLGVAAFYKFAVAEPRKKAYADFYRNYDSMKDFEEMRRAGIFQSAK is encoded by the coding sequence ATGACTTCCAGTGCTTTGACGAAACCTCAGATGCGAGGCCTTCTGGCCAAGCGTCTGCGATTTCACATTGTTGGAGCCTTCGTTGTATCCCTGGGGGTTGCAGCTTTCTATAAGTTTGCTGTGGCCGAACCAAGAAAGAAGGCATATGCAGATTTCTACAGAAACTACGATTCCATGAAAGATTTTGAGGAGATGAGGAGGGCTGGTATCTTTCAGAGTGCAAAGTGA